DNA from Thermococcus argininiproducens:
AACATATGAAAAGCAACTCGAGATTTTTAAATATCCCCCTCTATCTCATGGAACCTTTCATCAAAACACTTCTCGGCACTTCGATGCTCAGGGAAACTCAAAAAAATATTGAAAAAGCAGGTTTTAAGGTAGAAAAGGTCGAGAATTTATTCTTTGACATCGTGAGGCTCATAATTGCCACAAAACCTACAGAGAAATAATCAAGGTAGCATCCTTATATACCATTTTATAATTTGTCTTCAGGATGAATAACATTTCTCCATTCTACATTTATGTCCAAAACCTTTTATTCCAAACCTTTTGTTAAATCTAGCCGAAATATTTTCAATTTTTCAAAAAGCGGCTTTGCCACAACCGAAAGATATATATGCATTTTTATTCATTAATGGGTAGGTGAGGGTTAAGATGGTAGAAAATTACACAAAATTGAGTATTTATGATGACATCGTACAGACTATCGGAGAGACCCCCTTAGTCAGGCTTAAAAAGATAGAGAAGTACTTCAACGTCAAGAATGAGCTATATGCCAAAGTAGAGTTTTTCAACCCCGGAGGAAGTATAAAAGACAGAATAGGTAAATACATGATTGAAGGCGCTAAAAAAGAAGGAAAAATAGTTGAAGGCGGGGTTATAATAGAGCCTACTTCAGGGAATACTGGCTTGGGTTTAGCACTGGTGGCGGCAGATGAAGGATACTTAACAGTTTTCACGATGCCAGATAAAATGAGTCTTGAAAAGGAGTTTCTTCTCAAAGCCCTAGGAGCTTTCGTGATCAGAACACCTACTGCTGTTGCCCCAGGTGATCCAAACTCTTACTACAAGGTAGCTGAGGCTGTAAGAAACCTCATCTGGAAGAAAAAAAGGCCAGTAACTCGAGAAGAACTTAAAGAGATAGTGGAATACGTACAAAAGCTTGTAAAAGAGGAGAAGATTGATGAACTTAGGGAAATTCTAGATGAGAGAATTGAAGAAACACCTTACGCTTACATTCCAAACCAGTACTTCAACAAATACAACCCTCTGGCACACTATGAAACCACAGCAAGAGAGATTTGGAAACAAACAAAAGGGAGCATAAACTATCTATTCGCTGGCATCGGTACCGGTGGAACAATCACTGGCATTGGACGCTACATAAAAGAAAAGAGAAGGGACGTGAAGATAATAGGCGTTGATCCTGTCGGTTCAATATACAATCTCGTAAAGAAGGGAATGAGCTTAGAAGAGGCTGTGAAAAAAGCCCATCCATATTTGGTAGAAGGAATTGGAGAAGACATTCTCCCAGAAACCGTTGATTTGAGCCTAGTGGATGATATAGTTGTCGTCAATGATCAGGAAGCCTTTGCAATGACGCGCTTCTTGGCGAGGAAAGAAGGTATCTTAGTTGGCGGCTCTTCAGGAGCTGCTTTATATGGGACAATAAAATATCTGAAAGAAAATGGAGTAAAAGGAAAAAAGGTCGTTATAATATTCCCAGACACTGGAAGGAACTATTTAACAAAGATATTCAATGATAAATGGCTTCTTGAGAACGGTTTTGAGATTGATGACGAAAAAGTTCTGGAGGGATTGAGATGAGATTTTCAACTAAAGCTATTCATGTTGGTGAAGATCCAAAGGAGATGCAGCATGGAGATGTGGTTTCCCCAATTCACCTCTCAACCACTTTCGCAAAGAAAAGTGTGAGAGAAGTTGAGGAAGGCTATGTTTACTCAAGAAGCGGCAACCCCACAAGGGATAACCTTGAGAAAAAATTAGCAGCACTTGAAAACGCTAAGTATGGGTTGGCTTTTTCCTCAGGGTTAGCTGCTGAATCCACAATACTCTTAGCATTACTAAAGAAAGGAGACCATGTTGTAGCTTTCGACGATCTCTACGGTGGCACTAAGAGACTGTTTAACCAAGTTATGGAGCGCTTTGGGATTGAGTTTACCTACGTTGATGCAAGAGAACCTGAGAATGTTAGAAGTGCAATAAGAGAGAACACAAAGATGATTTGGCTCGAAACTCCCACAAATCCCCTCTTAAAGCTCGCTGACATCAAGGCAATATCTGAGATTGCTCATGAGAGAGATTTACTCGTGGTTGTGGACAACACATTTGCGAGTCCCTACTTCCAAAATCCCCTTGACTTAGGTGCTGACATAGTTCTCCACAGCGTCACTAAATACCTAGGAGGGCACTCCGATGTTGTTGGAGGAGCCGTGATGGTAAATGGTGATGAGATTTATGAAAAGTTGAAGTTCCATCAAAACGCAGTCGGTGCAATTTTGTCACCCTTTGACTCCTGGCTCGTTATGAGAGGCATTAAAACGCTTGCTGTTAGGATGGAGAGGCACGAGAAAAACGCCATGAGGATTGCGAAGTATTTGGAAGAGCACCCATTGGTTGAGAGGGTTTACTATCCAGGCTTGCCTTCACATCCACAGCACGAGCTCGCGAAGAGGCAAATGCGCGGCTTTGGAGGAATGCTCTCATTCGAGCTTAAAGAAGGATTGAAGGAAGCAATAAAGTTCGTAGAGAGCTTGGAGATTTTTGCATTGGCTGAAAGCTTGGGAGGAGTGGAATCACTAATCGAGCTTCCAGCTTTGATGACCCATGCCTCTCTTCCAAAGGAGGAAAGAGAGAAAGTTGGTATAAAAGACTCCCTTATCAGAGTTTCAGTTGGAATAGAGGACATTGAGGATCTCATTGAAGACCTGGAGAGGGGCTTTGGGACGGTGAGAAAATGATACCAAGCATCAGTGAGGTTAAAGGATTCTTGAAAAAGCTCGGTTTTGACGAGAAGTCAGCAAAAGAGCTCGTTGAGCAGATAGAATATTTCGAGATCGAAGCGCCGGAGAGAGACGACATAGTGCGAGAGTATCTCAGAGACGAGTGCATAGAAACGATAGTTAACGACATCGTTAAAGAAATTCTGAAGCTAAACAAGGGGAAAATTAAGCTTCTTGACGTCGCAGCTGGTTCAGGGTTCTTCACGGAGAGAGTCAAGAGGAAGCTTGAGGAAAAGGACGTAAAAGTCGAGGTCTACGGCTTCGACATAACACCAAGCATGCTGAAAAGGCTTAATGAAAAAGGCATAACCCCCATTTGGGGAGTTGCCGAGAAAATTAAGGAGTCGATTGAGATTGCCAACGAGCACTACAGCATAAATGCTCCAAAAGAATTCGACATCGTGCTCTCCACTCTGGCGTTCCACCACTTCCTCAATCCTAACGGAGTACTAGAAAGTATGAAGAGCGTTTTAAAAGAAAGCGGTAGGGTGATAATAGTTGATGTCCTCAAACATGAGCATGAGGAGCTCAAAGAAACTTTAAAAGACACCCACCTTGGGTTTTCATTAGAGGAGATAAAAGAGATGGGTTCAAAGATATTCAAGGAAGTGAAAGCCAGCTATATGGATGTCTATTGTGAGGTCGGCGACGCAATAGTTGGATTATACAAAGCAGTGTTTGCTTAACTGCGGAGCTTTCTTTTTTCTGCCACTTCTTTTAGCTTTAAGTGAGCTTTTAAAAGCCTTTTTTTGATGATGCGCTCTGCCATGAGGAGGTTCAAGATTTTTCCCAGAAAACCATAGCGAAGGGAGTAATATACGCTCTCAATACTTAGGGTCATATTATCCACAGGGATGAAATAGTGTTCATACCTCAATTTCTTTAAAAATGTCTCCTCTTCCATCATCTCCCCGGAATAGAAAGAGTTTTCCTTGAAGTCTACAATCTGATATTTTGTCCATTTTTCTGCTCCTTTTTCGCGGGTGTGATAGATTAGGTTTTTCCTCAATTTTCCCTCATCCCCCGATTTAAACTCATATTCCGGCCAGAACAGCGCGTGATTGTTGATGTTGGACACGAGGGAAAAAACCTCCTCAACCCTTGCATCAATAAGCACTGCTATCCTGACACAATGAGAAAAACCTCGGGGTGCTTTACACTCTAAAAACTCAACCTGTGTATTTTTAAGGCTCTTAACAATTGTGTGAATCTCCTGCTCGTCGTATCTTTTAGAATTCATTTCCCACCGCCTTCATTTATCAAGCAGATTCATCTATATTCTGACAAAATTAGAGGGATAACTTAAAAAATATAAAAATATGCAAACAAATGGGATGAACTAACTTTCTAGGAGCTTCCTCTTTCTTCTCTCGTATTCTTCGTCGTCTATTTCTCCTCTTGCATATTTCTCGTCAAGTATTTCAAGTGCTCGATTTTTTGATGTCTTTGTAGCTCCACTTGAGCTCTGCTCGATTATCCACTTAATGAACCATACTACTGCCACTATTATTGCAACCCAGAATAAGAGCATGAATATTGCCCCGACGATCCCAAAGTAACCAAATCCCATCATGTCGTGCCACCCCCATTCAAATTCTCCCATGTGAACGAGATAATTTCCAAAATTTTCAAACATCATTTTTGCTCGCCTCACTCATTACTTATCTATAAAGAGTTATATCTCTTATTTTTACCAAAGTGCAAAAATAACAACCTACAATTTCACAAAAAATAAAGTAATATAAGTTTTTTACTTTCAGTCTAGAATCCCTTCCCTCTCTCCTACCTCTTTTTAACCCCACTATCTTCAATGTATTATGAACATCAACCCCTCAGGCCTTTCTCCCAGTAAGAAAGATTTCAAGAATTTCCTTTTTCAGATCTCTGATATCAAAATATTCCCCTGCCATTAGATAATGGATGGTCAAACCATCCAAAAGAGCCCCAAAAAGTATTGCCCTTACCCTTGGATTTAAGACTCCAAGTTCCTCAAAAATACTATCGAAGAGCTCTAAATACTCCTCATAAAATCCCTTCCACTGTTCCAACTCGTTTCCATGTTTGATACTCTCTTCATAAACCTCTAAGAAAAAACGCGAAAGTTTTGGGTTATTCAAAATAAACTCAAATGAATAATCAACCAGCGCTTTAAACTTATCTTCCGGCGACTTTGCACTTAGAATTTTAGGAAATATTGTCTTAGCCCACTGGTCAAATCCATAAAACAACGCTTCTTTAGCAAGCTCATATTTTGAGGAAAAGTGATAGAAAAGCCCTCCTTTTGAGAGTCCAACTTTTTTCGCAATTTCCTCCATTGAAACATTATCATAAGCTCTCTCGCTAAAAAGTTCAAGAGCAACCTCTAAAATCCTCTCTTTAGTTTCTTTCCTCCTCATTTTTCAACAACCCCCCCATAATCTCCACAACTTCAATCACCCCTGTGCCAAAATAACCTCAAGAGAAGTGGTAAAGTTAGTACTGCCCCCACAAAACTGTATATTAATCCAAAGAGCGTTGTAATGGCGAATTGGGTAATTACTGGTATGGGTATAAGAATAAAAACTCCAAAGGCAACGAGAGTCGTTAGAGCAGAGTACAGCACCTCTTTTCCTGTGCTAGATAGAGAAATTGCATAACACTCCTCCAGAGTTTTACCTTCTTTTCTTTCAAGTGCCCAGCGATTTGCTATGTGAATTGGATAATCTATTCCTATACCAACTATTATTGCTCCAACCATTGCAGTCATCATATTTAGTGGAATTCCCAAGAACTTCATCGTCATAAAGAGCCATCCAATGGTTATGAATGGGGGGAGAGCCGTTAGGAATCCTAAAAATAGGGAACGGTGGAAAAGACCAAACGCTATTGGGAGCACTATGAAAGCAAATGCTAAGCATAAGAAAATAGAGTTTGCCATTGAATCCCTAATGTCATCCAGCCCTCTGGCCCAGATTATTGGCATCCCCGTAAAGCTTACATTCGCGTTAATGGCCTTAAAGTCTTCTTTAAGCTCTTCCAAAAGCTTTTTGCCATGGTAACCAAGCTTTGTCCTTGTTGCAACCCTTATTATTAAGCCATCAAAGTTTCCATTTTCATCCTTGTGGAGATAATACTTCCCCATTGGAGTCTCATAGAGAGCGCTTAAGAAAGCTTTTAGCTCTGCAGGGGTTACATCACCATCGATTTTACCATCCCTATTTTTATCCACTAAGATGTAAGCGCCCGCAACTCTTTGATCTTCCATTGTGAAGAATGGAACCAGGCTTAAAATCCATTCCACACGAGCTTTTCCATCATAGACAACAACATATTTGTCATCGTTCATATTTTCAACAGCTTTTTCAAGTTCTTCCCAGAATTTTGGGTCCGTTAACTTGCCGTCAACCCGTATGAAAACAGTCTCCGTGCCAACATCGAATTCTTCATTTAAGATATCATGAGCTTTGGTTATGTCTAAATCTGTAGCTAACTCCCCTGTGGGATCATACGAAGCTTTCATTCCAAAACCCAAAACCCAGCCAGGTAGAGCTACACCAAAAATTATGATAAGAAAGATAACCACTATCGAAGGCTTCTTAATGAGCCAGAGAAGCCTTTTGATTACACCATTTTTAACAAGTTCTCTTTTTTTAGAGGTTTTAAACTGCCTTTTGGCTTTTCTTAAGTCCAGCAACTCCCTCATAGCAGGGACAAATGTTAAGTTTAGCACAAAAATCGCCAGAATTGAAAAAGCCGAAAGAAATCCAAAATGCCTCATGCTTGGAATTTTAGAAATTCCATTCGATGAAAAGCCTACAACAGTTGTAACCATCGCCAAAAGAAGAGCAATTCCAACTGTGGAGAGCACTAAATAAGCGGACTTCTTAGGGTCAGAAGTTTCCTTAAGCTTCTCCCTGTAGTTCATGAGCACGTGAAAAGAGAAGTCTATGCCCAAACCAAGAATTAATATGGGCACCATGCCAGCCATTACGTCAATTTTCCATCCCAAAAGCCCAGCTAGACCAAAAGTCCAAAGCATCGCTAAAAAGAGTGTTGTTAGCGAGATTGCAACATCGCTTAAGCCCTTAAAGTTAAGTATCATCAAGGCTAGGATTAAAATCAACGCAATTAAAAATGCAGGAATTAAACGCTCCTCCGTTTTTACATAGTAGTAGTTCAAGAGCTTGAAACCGTAGGTTAGAGTTTTTGCATCAACGCTTTTGGCTGTGCTCTCAATTCTAAGCTCGGTCTTCTCAAGCTCACCATTCGAGAGGGCGGCATCTAAAGATATGTAAATCACCATCTTATTACTTTTCATAACATCTCCATCAAAGGTCTTCGGCAGAAAAACGAGAACATAATCTTTCATAACTTGAGGAACGTTTGGGTCCTCCAGAAAAGCGTTAAAAGTTCTGATTATCTCGTCTTTTGATACAAAAGAGCGTATTTCTTCCAAAAC
Protein-coding regions in this window:
- a CDS encoding PLP-dependent cysteine synthase family protein, which produces MRVKMVENYTKLSIYDDIVQTIGETPLVRLKKIEKYFNVKNELYAKVEFFNPGGSIKDRIGKYMIEGAKKEGKIVEGGVIIEPTSGNTGLGLALVAADEGYLTVFTMPDKMSLEKEFLLKALGAFVIRTPTAVAPGDPNSYYKVAEAVRNLIWKKKRPVTREELKEIVEYVQKLVKEEKIDELREILDERIEETPYAYIPNQYFNKYNPLAHYETTAREIWKQTKGSINYLFAGIGTGGTITGIGRYIKEKRRDVKIIGVDPVGSIYNLVKKGMSLEEAVKKAHPYLVEGIGEDILPETVDLSLVDDIVVVNDQEAFAMTRFLARKEGILVGGSSGAALYGTIKYLKENGVKGKKVVIIFPDTGRNYLTKIFNDKWLLENGFEIDDEKVLEGLR
- a CDS encoding cystathionine gamma-synthase, producing the protein MRFSTKAIHVGEDPKEMQHGDVVSPIHLSTTFAKKSVREVEEGYVYSRSGNPTRDNLEKKLAALENAKYGLAFSSGLAAESTILLALLKKGDHVVAFDDLYGGTKRLFNQVMERFGIEFTYVDAREPENVRSAIRENTKMIWLETPTNPLLKLADIKAISEIAHERDLLVVVDNTFASPYFQNPLDLGADIVLHSVTKYLGGHSDVVGGAVMVNGDEIYEKLKFHQNAVGAILSPFDSWLVMRGIKTLAVRMERHEKNAMRIAKYLEEHPLVERVYYPGLPSHPQHELAKRQMRGFGGMLSFELKEGLKEAIKFVESLEIFALAESLGGVESLIELPALMTHASLPKEEREKVGIKDSLIRVSVGIEDIEDLIEDLERGFGTVRK
- a CDS encoding class I SAM-dependent methyltransferase, which produces MIPSISEVKGFLKKLGFDEKSAKELVEQIEYFEIEAPERDDIVREYLRDECIETIVNDIVKEILKLNKGKIKLLDVAAGSGFFTERVKRKLEEKDVKVEVYGFDITPSMLKRLNEKGITPIWGVAEKIKESIEIANEHYSINAPKEFDIVLSTLAFHHFLNPNGVLESMKSVLKESGRVIIVDVLKHEHEELKETLKDTHLGFSLEEIKEMGSKIFKEVKASYMDVYCEVGDAIVGLYKAVFA
- a CDS encoding SRPBCC family protein, with the translated sequence MNSKRYDEQEIHTIVKSLKNTQVEFLECKAPRGFSHCVRIAVLIDARVEEVFSLVSNINNHALFWPEYEFKSGDEGKLRKNLIYHTREKGAEKWTKYQIVDFKENSFYSGEMMEEETFLKKLRYEHYFIPVDNMTLSIESVYYSLRYGFLGKILNLLMAERIIKKRLLKAHLKLKEVAEKRKLRS
- a CDS encoding SHOCT domain-containing protein translates to MMFENFGNYLVHMGEFEWGWHDMMGFGYFGIVGAIFMLLFWVAIIVAVVWFIKWIIEQSSSGATKTSKNRALEILDEKYARGEIDDEEYERRKRKLLES
- a CDS encoding TetR/AcrR family transcriptional regulator, whose amino-acid sequence is MRRKETKERILEVALELFSERAYDNVSMEEIAKKVGLSKGGLFYHFSSKYELAKEALFYGFDQWAKTIFPKILSAKSPEDKFKALVDYSFEFILNNPKLSRFFLEVYEESIKHGNELEQWKGFYEEYLELFDSIFEELGVLNPRVRAILFGALLDGLTIHYLMAGEYFDIRDLKKEILEIFLTGRKA
- a CDS encoding efflux RND transporter permease subunit, translating into MQKIVKWIAFHPKSAIALVLVITLIFTSFTANLQEETSLESLFPNYPEVGIMEDIQNDFGNQEPVIILIRGEDVLTPEYFRKTADITEKIWKDAIINSALMEPKDESITSLPEFLAVYQLSLKGNFNPSKEQVLEEIRSFVSKDEIIRTFNAFLEDPNVPQVMKDYVLVFLPKTFDGDVMKSNKMVIYISLDAALSNGELEKTELRIESTAKSVDAKTLTYGFKLLNYYYVKTEERLIPAFLIALILILALMILNFKGLSDVAISLTTLFLAMLWTFGLAGLLGWKIDVMAGMVPILILGLGIDFSFHVLMNYREKLKETSDPKKSAYLVLSTVGIALLLAMVTTVVGFSSNGISKIPSMRHFGFLSAFSILAIFVLNLTFVPAMRELLDLRKAKRQFKTSKKRELVKNGVIKRLLWLIKKPSIVVIFLIIIFGVALPGWVLGFGMKASYDPTGELATDLDITKAHDILNEEFDVGTETVFIRVDGKLTDPKFWEELEKAVENMNDDKYVVVYDGKARVEWILSLVPFFTMEDQRVAGAYILVDKNRDGKIDGDVTPAELKAFLSALYETPMGKYYLHKDENGNFDGLIIRVATRTKLGYHGKKLLEELKEDFKAINANVSFTGMPIIWARGLDDIRDSMANSIFLCLAFAFIVLPIAFGLFHRSLFLGFLTALPPFITIGWLFMTMKFLGIPLNMMTAMVGAIIVGIGIDYPIHIANRWALERKEGKTLEECYAISLSSTGKEVLYSALTTLVAFGVFILIPIPVITQFAITTLFGLIYSFVGAVLTLPLLLRLFWHRGD